One genomic region from Saccharomyces cerevisiae S288C chromosome XI, complete sequence encodes:
- the SPE1 gene encoding ornithine decarboxylase SPE1 (Ornithine decarboxylase; catalyzes the first step in polyamine biosynthesis; degraded in a proteasome-dependent manner in the presence of excess polyamines; deletion decreases lifespan, and increases necrotic cell death and ROS generation) yields MSSTQVGNALSSSTTTLVDLSNSTVTQKKQYYKDGETLHNLLLELKNNQDLELLPHEQAHPKIFQALKARIGRINNETCDPGEENSFFICDLGEVKRLFNNWVKELPRIKPFYAVKCNPDTKVLSLLAELGVNFDCASKVEIDRVLSMNISPDRIVYANPCKVASFIRYAASKNVMKSTFDNVEELHKIKKFHPESQLLLRIATDDSTAQCRLSTKYGCEMENVDVLLKAIKELGLNLAGVSFHVGSGASDFTSLYKAVRDARTVFDKAANEYGLPPLKILDVGGGFQFESFKESTAVLRLALEEFFPVGCGVDIIAEPGRYFVATAFTLASHVIAKRKLSENEAMIYTNDGVYGNMNCILFDHQEPHPRTLYHNLEFHYDDFESTTAVLDSINKTRSEYPYKVSIWGPTCDGLDCIAKEYYMKHDVIVGDWFYFPALGAYTSSAATQFNGFEQTADIVYIDSELD; encoded by the coding sequence ATGTCTAGTACTCAAGTAGGAAATGCTCTATCTAGTTCCACTACTACTTTAGTGGACTTGTCTAATTCTACGGTTACCCAAAAGAAGCAATATTATAAAGATGGCGAGACGCTGCACAATCTTTTGCTTGAACTAAAGAATAACCAAGATTTGGAACTTTTACCGCATGAACAAGCGCATcctaaaatatttcaagcGCTCAAGGCTCGTATTGGTAGAATTAATAATGAAACGTGCGACCCCGGTGAGGAGAACTCGTTTTTCATATGCGATTTGGGAGAAGTCAAGAGATTATTCAACAACTGGGTGAAGGAGCTTCCTAGAATTAAGCCATTTTATGCCGTCAAATGTAATCCTGATACCAAGGTTTTGTCATTATTAGCAGAGTTGGGCGTTAATTTCGATTGCGCTTCCAAAGTGGAAATTGACAGAGTATTATCGATGAACATCTCGCCGGATAGAATTGTTTACGCTAATCCTTGTAAAGTAGCATCTTTCATTAGATATGCagcttcaaaaaatgtAATGAAGTCTACTTTTGACAATGTAGAAGAATTGcataaaatcaaaaagtttcatcCTGAGTCTCAGTTGTTATTAAGAATCGCTACCGATGACTCTACCGCTCAATGTCGACTTTCCACCAAATATGGCTGTGAAATGGAAAACGTAGACGTTTTATTAAAGGCTATAAAGGAACTAGGTTTAAACCTGGCTGGTGTTTCTTTCCACGTCGGTTCAGGCGCTTCTGATTTTACAAGCTTATACAAAGCCGTTAGAGATGCAAGAACGGTATTTGACAAAGCTGCTAACGAATACGGGTTGCCCCCTTTGAAGATTTTGGATGTAGGTGGTGGATTTCAATTTGAATCCTTCAAAGAATCAACTGCTGTTTTGCGTCTAGCGCTAGAGGAATTTTTCCCTGTAGGTTGTGGTGTTGATATAATTGCAGAGCCTGGCAGATACTTTGTAGCTACAGCGTTCACTTTGGCATCTCATGTGATTGCGAAGAGAAAACTGTCTGAGAATGAAGCAATGATTTACACTAACGATGGTGTATACGGGAACATGAATTGTATTTTATTCGATCATCAAGAGCCCCATCCAAGAACCCTTTATCATAATTTGGAATTTCATTACGACGATTTTGAATCCACTACTGCGGTCCTCGACTCTATCAACAAAACAAGATCTGAGTATCCATATAAAGTTTCCATCTGGGGACCCACATGTGATGGTTTGGATTGTATTGCCAAAGAGTATTACATGAAGCATGATGTTATAGTCGGTGATTGGTTTTATTTTCCTGCCCTGGGTGCCTACACATCATCGGCGGCTACTCAATTCAACGGCTTTGAGCAGACTGCGGATATAGTATACATAGACTCTGAACTCGATTGA
- a CDS encoding uncharacterized protein (hypothetical protein; identified by fungal homology and RT-PCR), whose product MYSKILLYRSNVLFMNFFSVFVCTIGTLFLVFADVYVLASAFFQSKKEKETKFKHLHYQKRSCFFLANIH is encoded by the coding sequence ATGTATTCAAAGATCTTGCTATACCGTAGTAACGTTCTGTTCATGAACTTTTTCTCTGTTTTTGTATGTACAATTGgtactttatttttggttttcGCAGATGTCTATGTTCTTGCGTCGGCATTTTTCCAAAgtaaaaaggaaaaagagaCAAAGTTTAAGCATTTACACTACCAAAAAAGATCTTGTTTCTTTCTAGCAAATATACactaa
- the ASH1 gene encoding DNA-binding transcription repressor ASH1 (Component of the Rpd3L histone deacetylase complex; zinc-finger inhibitor of HO transcription; mRNA is localized and translated in the distal tip of anaphase cells, resulting in accumulation of Ash1p in daughter cell nuclei and inhibition of HO expression; potential Cdc28p substrate): MSSLYIKTPLHALSAGPDSHANSSYYDNLLLPSFSNLSSNISRNNITTDNNINSASPRKYSFHSLNVSPILSPISLANEILGKKSNTAPASPHHMDYNPISSLTPGNSPEFNKASLSQISFTNPLNYGSGLGFSSNSQPRLPLLDRLSSVSLSKRPERPQQSLPSLRHLQLLPSPLLQENAARFPDTSKRTSNWKTDLTHWCKDTNYQDYVKIREEVAHFKPLSIPNLTNNQNNDSFNYGKELESTRSSKFHSPSKESFDRTKLIPSILEAKDQFKDLSNNAWSITPPVTPPMSPPTNRTMERTTLRGVEASFFEGKSSNNDSIFNPIISEKLVQEVKHQRQLRGNSFPMPNASHKKTNSFKALQIKKLLANRDILSNNSKSNVRKPSKNKISKQASNVFGNTARQLVMKLDNASYSSVSASSSPSPSTPTKSGKMRSRSSSPVRPKAYTPSPRSPNYHRFALDSPPQSPRRSSNSSITKKGSRRSSGSSPTRHTTRVCVSCHSSDSPCWRPSWSPRKQDQLCNSCGLRYKKTHTRCLNDLCRKIPTKGEINIMKSNGIDKEFVPERNCEIEGYRCLFCNYITETVEN; the protein is encoded by the coding sequence TGCATTATCTGCTGGTCCGGATTCTCATGCAAATAGCTCCTATTATGACAATCTTTTATTGCcttcattttccaatttaTCCAGTAATATCAGCAGGAACAATATCACAACCGATAACAATATAAATTCAGCAAGTCCTAGGAAGTATTCGTTTCATTCGCTCAATGTGTCGCCAATTCTTTCCCCAATATCTTTGGCTAACGAAATActtggaaaaaaatcaaatactGCACCAGCATCGCCACATCATATGGATTACAATCCAATTTCCTCATTAACACCAGGCAATTCACCAGAATTCAACAAGGCAAGCTTATCTCAGATTAGTTTTACAAATCCATTGAACTATGGGTCTGGCTTAGGTTTTTCCTCTAATTCACAACCTCGACTACCATTGTTAGACAGGCTATCGTCCGTCTCTTTATCTAAGAGACCGGAGCGCCCACAACAAAGCCTACCATCACTAAGGCATCTGCAATTATTACCCAGTCCTcttttacaagaaaacGCAGCACGCTTCCCTGATACATCAAAACGTACATCTAATTGGAAAACTGATCTTACCCATTGGTGTAAGGATACAAACTATCAAGACTATGTTAAAATACGCGAAGAAGTGGCTCATTTCAAGCCATTAAGTATACCCAACTTAACTAATAATCAAAATAATGATAGTTTCAATTACGGCAAGGAATTGGAATCGACTAGGTCGTCCAAGTTCCATTCCCCGTCTAAGGAATCATTTGATCGTACCAAACTAATTCCTTCGATTCTAGAAGCTAAAGATCAATTTAAAGATCTTTCCAACAATGCATGGAGTATTACTCCTCCCGTCACACCGCCGATGAGTCCACCAACCAATAGAACCATGGAGCGCACGACGCTTAGAGGAGTAGAGgcctctttttttgaggGGAAATCCAGCAATAACGATTCAATATTCAATCCAATTATTAGTGAAAAATTGGTTCAAGAAGTTAAACATCAAAGACAATTACGTGGAAATTCATTTCCCATGCCAAATGCCAGTCACAAAAAGACGAACAGTTTCAAAGCTttgcaaataaaaaaattgcttGCGAATAGAGACATTCTATCGAACAATTCCAAATCTAATGTAAGGAAACCATCTAAGAACAAAATCTCAAAGCAAGCATCAAATGTTTTCGGTAACACTGCAAGACAATTGGTGATGAAACTCGACAACGCTAGTTACAGTTCTGTCTCTGCATCTTCATCTCCATCTCCCTCCACACCGACGAAAAGTGGCAAGATGAGATCAAGATCATCCTCACCTGTGCGTCCCAAGGCATACACTCCAAGCCCAAGGTCACCCAATTATCATAGATTTGCTCTCGACTCTCCCCCTCAAAGCCCTCGAAgatcatcaaattcaagcATAACGAAAAAGGGAAGTAGAAGGTCCAGTGGCTCATCACCCACTCGTCACACCACAAGAGTGTGCGTGTCGTGTCATTCGAGTGATTCGCCCTGTTGGAGGCCATCGTGGTCGCCAAGAAAGCAAGATCAGCTATGTAACTCTTGTGGTCTTCGATATAAAAAAACACATACAAGATGTTTGAACGATTTATGTCGTAAGATCCCCACAAAGGGTGAAATAAACATTATGAAATCCAATGGAATAGACAAAGAATTCGTCCCCGAACGCAACTGCGAAATTGAAGGGTACCGTTGCTTATTTTGTAATTACATAACTGAGACAGTAGAGAATTGA
- the LOT5 gene encoding Lot5p (hypothetical protein; gene expression increases in cultures shifted to a lower temperature; protein abundance increases in response to DNA replication stress), producing the protein MMKKKPKCQIARTKPSVENVIPYNQFKKTQPRFNGNFSALNNEEYIILFGGGRDLILGSLTPCSSSHLSNQANPQDTSEYGTDLFILNSCIIIWFNGLGYGLEIPYSSVLYHASRRLPDGREGLQLEILLTLERDEVLDMLYQSLAPQACEFDGEEAHAFTVRSVELTIRPKYSIYDRHYNNEIETLFTFENFGVNRGDDLVNNCNEALAVCMDLHGEDVQDQDQEQYQDPSMAFEGAQDLNATYSGLGDTLHGPPVYQNDGLADDLDGDLVMDNVVSRGGPEASMSMEFYANQNLAGRKNSRDNE; encoded by the coding sequence atgatgaaaaaaaaaccaaagtGCCAAATTGCAAGGACCAAACCATCGGTCGAAAACGTCATACCATATAACCAATTCAAGAAGACGCAGCCGCGATTCAACGGCAACTTTTCTGCACtgaataatgaagaatacaTAATACTCTTTGGCGGAGGTCGGGACCTGATACTAGGCTCCCTGACACCTTGTTCGAGCTCTCATTTGTCCAATCAAGCCAACCCACAAGACACCAGTGAGTATGGCACAGACCTGTTTATACTCAACAGCTGCATTATCATTTGGTTCAATGGCTTGGGATATGGGCTGGAAATTCCCTACAGCAGCGTTTTGTACCATGCATCAAGACGGCTACCAGATGGTAGGGAAGGGCTTCAATTAGAAATTTTGCTGACTTTGGAAAGAGACGAAGTGTTGGACATGCTCTACCAAAGCCTCGCGCCACAGGCCTGCGAATTCGACGGCGAAGAAGCACATGCCTTCACCGTGCGCAGCGTGGAATTGACTATCAGGCCCAAATATTCAATATACGATCGCCATTATAACAACGAAATCGAAACCCTTTTCACCTTCGAAAACTTCGGCGTGAACAGGGGCGATGACCTGGTAAACAATTGTAACGAAGCACTAGCCGTATGCATGGACCTGCACGGTGAGGACGTACAAGATCAAGACCAGGAACAATACCAAGATCCAAGCATGGCGTTTGAGGGTGCGCAAGATCTCAACGCCACGTATTCTGGGCTTGGAGACACCCTTCACGGGCCGCCCGTGTATCAGAACGACGGGCTGGCAGACGATCTGGATGGCGACCTCGTTATGGACAACGTGGTCTCTAGGGGTGGTCCAGAAGCAAGTATGTCTATGGAGTTCTACGCAAATCAAAATCTTGCTGGCAGAAAGAACTCCAGAGACAATGAATGA